Genomic segment of Paenibacillus segetis:
GATGATTGTGCTCATTTTGAAACTGACGAGAATATAATTCTCTATTTTTTTGAATTTCACTTTCGTGAATTTCACTCACTCGTTGTTCAGTTTTCAAAGATCAAACCATTCATTTTTTGTCTTCGCTGTTTTTCAGCGGCGACTTTTATAATGTACCACATTCACCCGGTTTAAGTCAACAAGTTTTTTTCGTTTTTTTTCAGCCGTTAAACCGACAACCACGATTCAACAAGTTTTTCTTTTTTAGGGGCGAGATATAATTTACCACAGATTCCTCTTAGACGTCAACCATTTTTGCAATATACAATTACTGGATGTTTAGAGCCTGAGACTTCATGTCCAATAACGAATTTCACGCCCTTCGCCTAATCCATCTGTTGGACCTTTTGCGCTCTCTTTTACTAATGAACGGTATACTAATTTGCGTAGTACCATAGGGAGCTCTTCTCTCACGTGATACAACTGTGGCAGTTGCACCAACTCCTGAATGCTCCATGTTTCTTTTCGACTCGCCAAAATTCGTAGCAGCGGTGCGCAACACTCTGACATTTTGGATATCACAAAAAATTCACTAGCTAGTAAAACAAGTTCAATACGCTGTTCAAGAGTCTCTTTCCCATCTGTTAATTCATCAAATAATTTATATACTACCGAATTCAATGGACGCATTTGTTCCCATACACTACTCTCGGGCAAAATCCCTTGTTCGATCAGTTCGATGCGGGCATAATGCTTCAAAGCTTGGATAACACTGTAATAGGCATCCATCAAATCTTTTTCTTTAGCGAATCGCTTCGCCTCTAGATACATTTGCAGAAATTTAGTGAACTCCTTGAATTTACGTTGCTCCCTCATATCTTCCCCGAATTCAGTAATCTTCGTATGTAAAGAAGCTAACTCCCCTTCAGCATCCCAGATCACCTCACCATGGATGAAACACTGTACAATTTCCCGATTATCACCAGCAACTACCCAACGTTGCAGATCATCCCTGCTGATATAGAGTAATTGATAATGCATATCCTCGTTCATGCAATGCTCAATCGTCATGTTACCCTCGGTCATATCCTTACAAACAACCAATATTAAAAGCTCAAAATCATGCAGCAAAGAGCCATGAAAGTTACCACCTTCATGGCGATATCCGATCGCGCCAATCGCTTGACGCGGGGCCTTCTTCTCATTAACTAAAGAAAAAATCCTTGGATCCACGATATCCTCCTACCTTGGCGTATCCTCGCCAATTCGTTATAATATAGTTCTACACTTTCCAATAGTTTCCTCCTTGCATTTTTTGAAAAAATAAATTCAAAATAGAATTGAGGTCGGCTAAATGTTCTTTAAATCAAGTAAAATAAACTCGTTTCGGCTATGGGGTTTGCTATTGACTATGTTCGGGATGGGGCTGATGGTACTCGGTACTGCCGGCATCGTATTCTGGGGTCAATCAGGCAAGATCGTTGCCGCTATCGGTTTGGTTATCGGTCTAGTCGCAATGCTTGGAAGTTTAGCCGTTTATTTCTGGGCTGGAATGTTATCTACATCCGCGGTTCAATTAGAATGCCCTGAATGTCACAAACTAACAAAAATGCTTGGGAAAACGGATCGTTGTATGTTTTGCAAAACAATTTTAACACTTGATCCCTTACAAGCTACCATCACGGCTGATGAGTTGGAAGCAAATCAATCCACTAATCTCACGGCAAAGTAATAGCATAATATGAATTGACACAAAAAGAAGAAGGTAGACAATGTTAATGTCCCCTTCTTCTTTTTGCGTATTTATAAAAGTATATATTTCGTTGAATTTGCTTATTATTCCATTATTCCATTAAGTACTTCCCACGCATCTTCAGAAGCAAAACTTCTAGTCCAAGTCGCAATCCCAGCAAGTTGAAGCGATTTAGCTAGCTCTACCCGACGGGCAAGCGATTCTTTATCTTCAAGCCAGATTCGGTAAAGCGCTCCATCTTCGCTGTATTCCACATAGTTTTGCCCAGTATCCTCCAAAAATTTAGGTTTCAACTTTTTATCCTTGATGATGTCCTGAGCTTTTTTCATACCAATAGCTTTGGAACTAACCACAGTCTTACCGTCTTTCTGGATTTCTGTCCAAACTCTAGTATATAAAGGAATGGCCAAGATTAACTTATCCGGCGAGACGTTATCTTCTTCCAAAATACGAGTTGCCGCTGAACCCGCCCAAGGTAAAGAAGCGACTGAACCAGCTACTTGACTAGCAGCCCAATGTTCATCATAAGCCATCAGTATTAAATAATCGACTACCTCGCTAAGTGCTCTGCGATCCAGGAAAGCCGACCACATCTCACTATTCGATTTGGGCGTAACATCGATCGATACGACTAATCCCTGTTCCTGTGCAAGTGGCCACAGCTCTCTCATAAACTGCGTCAGGTTGTCCCCATCTTTCGTATACACGTTCTCATAATCGATGTTAATCCCGTCCAGATCAAAGATTTTCGCGTAATGTAGCATTTGCAAAATAGTGTTCATACGGTTCTCAAAGTTCGACAAAGCCTCTGTTGTCAGATCAGGTTCAAAGCTATTACTGAACAATCCCCAGACCTGTATACCTTTGCCGTGGGCCCATTTAACATAAGCACTATCCGCCTTGCTTCGAACATTACCACTGCCATCCATCAGGGAGAACCAAGTTGGACTGACAACGTTTATCCCAGGCATCTCACCAAATGTAGATGGTTTTGGCGCTACTTGATAAACCGCTTCCCATGTTAAATTAACCGTTTTAGACTGCCATTTTTCCTTTGCAGGCGAAGTCTCCTGCTCCAGCTTCGGGATCGTTATTTCTTCACCTCGGCTGACATCTTTCTTCTTAACAAAGCCGGAATACCCATTATCCAGTTGGGCATAATACCAATCATCTACGGTGTCTAGGATTCGTAAATTTGTTCCATCAGGCATATCTGCCAAAATTGGAGTATGGATACTAGCCTCTTGCCTCAAAGGAACCGTGTAATCCTTTTTACCCGAAGCATTCAGGACCTGAGCCTTTTGAACAGTTTCTCCAGCTTTCATCAGAAGTACGGTACCAGATTCTACATCCTCATAAATCTCCGCACCATAAATCTCTTTTAACAGATGCGCAGGTAAATAAAGAACGCCTTCCTTCTCTTCTGGAGCAAAGGCTAGTTGGATTGGCTTATTGTTTATTTTACCAACCTTCTCGTCCGTTTTTAAAAATACTAGTTTACGTGACGTCGTGAGAATAACAGATTTAGTATCTTCTTCATACCTAATATTTGGGTCAATCACGGATTGAATAACCGGAAGCGGCAACTTAAGAGCATCCCCGCTTCCCATAGCCTGCCAGGCCATAAGTTCACCCTCAGCAAATATGGGCCGTTCGTGGGTAACCTTCCAATCCGGATTCACGTGTTCACGATTGGGCAAAGTAACTGACGCAATCCAATATGCACCTATAATAATTATAATGAGTCCAAATAACCATTTGATTTTATTCCCTCTACGTCTACCTCTCCGTCTATAACTACTACTTCTACTACTATGATTCAATTGGATACCTCCAGAAAAGTATATATAAAATAAAAACGTGAAGAATTCCCGAAAGAATCCCACACGTCATCCCAAACACGTAGGTTAATAAATTAATGATCCTGACAATCGCTGCATAGCCCGTATAGTTCCATACGGTGTCCACGCACGTGAAATCCAGTCATCTCTTCAGCCTTACGCTCTACTTCCTCCAAAGAGGGGTAAGTAAAATCTTTAATTTTTCCACACTTTTCACAAATGACATGATAATGATTCGTTACATCAGCATCAAATCGACTTGAATTATCGCCGTAGGTTAGTTCACGAACCATACCTGCTTCGATAAACATCTTAAGATTATTATAAACCGTAGCCACACTCATGTTAGGAAAACGAGGCTCCAAGGACCGATATATCTCATCCGCCGTAGGATGTCCCATCGACTCCATCAAAAAAGTTAATATGGCGTGACGTTGCGGCGTAATGCGGACACCGTTAATTTTCAGTTGGTCCAATGCATGTTGTACGCGCGTAGTCATTATGTCCACCGCCTTATATGAATTACAAAAAAAAGCAATCTACAACTTTATTGTACGTTTATGCTATTTCGTTTGTCAACGCAGTGCAAACTATGAACCCGGAGTCTCCTCCAGAGGAACCTCTATTCCAATTTTGTTCACAACTAAATTACTGTTGCCTTCAACTTTAATAAGATGCTCTCCAGTCCCCATGATTCCCTTAATCTCCTTATTCTCAACGAGAAAGGGTAGATCCGTGGCAATATTGCCATAACCACTTGAGCCATCTAATGTGTAGTCTGCATATTCAGGGATTTTCAAGTACATTTCTCCAACTGCACTGTACACGCCCCAATCTCCGCCAACAAACCTTGAAGAGATGGATATTTTGCCATTCAGCGACTCAGCTCGTAATGCATTTAAGGCACCATCTACTTGAATATTACCATTTTTGGTACTTACATTAATATCCGCTTGCGAACCCACGAGAGAAATGCTGCCTACAAGCGTTGATAACTCGACATTACCACTAATCCCTCTACCCTTCATATTTCCACCTTGAGTATCAACTGTAGCATTCCCGAAAACTCGGTACAAATCTACATCACCATTTAACGTTTTTGCCGAAACGTCACCAACTACATCCCATAATTTTAAGTTCCCATTACCAGTCTGTAGTTTAAATTGACTCATGGCCTGAGTCCCTGTCAAAGAAATCCCACCGCTGGAGGTACTGATATCCAGATCCAAGAATCGATTCTCAGGTAAAATAATCGTCAGATTCGTTCGCGGATGTCGCTTACCAGAGGTTCCATATACTTTATCTTTTACCGTAAGATTCAGTGTCTGCCCTTCCGACACATCAACGAATGTCTCTTCCGCAATTGTCTTTGCATCTTGATCTGGAATCTGATCTACCCATACAGCGGCCTTGATAATCACACCTTCAATTTCCGCTCGTTTCACATCAATATTACCATTAATTCCATCAATAACTACTTTTTTCGTATCCAAATCGATGGGGACTTCGAGTGGAACTTTGTTCATAAAATAACCCTCTTCGGCACTATAATCAGCTCCGGCAGAGGCAAAATCCAAGCTAACACGTTTCCACAAATGCATATAATGATCCTGCTGGGTTACAGCAAATACAGAGAATGCCATAAATATTGACAGGAAAAGCCCCCTAACATCTACACGCATCCTCCGTCCTGGGCGAGGTGTATTTCTCCGGTTCCATAAAAGCACTAGAACATGCTCAACGCCAATGAGCACAAGAATCAAAGGCCACCAATCAAGTAGAAGAAGCATATTGTCTCTGCCCGTAATAATATCGTTTATCAGGATGACACCCACAGTAATAAGTAAAGTAGAAGCAGTGAATCGCCCTGTACGGAAGAACCGACGACGCCCTTCACGGAAAATTAGAAACAATCCAGTAAGCATAAGCAGGACGGCTACAAAGTATCCTGCCCCCGCTTGAATGAAACTTTGAAACCATACCGGCTTCTGTCTAAACAGAAATGCAATAAGTCCACCACCGATAAGAAGGGTGGCAGAAGATACCGTCCTCTCCAAACCAGGATCAGAAGCAGCTATCATTTTTCGAGAAGTATCATCCTCATTTTCCCTTTTGATTCTTATATTAATTACATCCGTAGATTGAAGCACATCATAAATGCTATAAAAATAAGCCACTGGAATTAGTAAACCTAACAATAACAGGAGTGGAATGTTTATTCCCATCCGAACTGATGAGAAATAGATAAGCGCAGAGCCATCTAGTATCGTGAAATAGATAAAGCCTACACCTTTCATAAACATTCTTAAATATAAATGACCTAAGCCAGGGAAAAGAGCCGATAATAAGCAGGCAATGAACTTTCTTTTGCGTCGTCTAGGTTTAAACCCCCTAGTTTGTACTGAAGCTACTCCCTCAGTGTGGCGTTCTGACGGTATTAAATCAGGTGACATCTCTCTACCCCCTCTTCTCGTAGCTTTGTCCCTAATTAGATAATAACTGAATTTTGTTGTTTCGTAACTTGGAATGAATGGGAAACTGTACCCTTCTAAAACAAAAATGCCCCCCATAAAGAGGAGCATTCTTGCAGAAATTAACCATTACCTAGTAAGTTGAAACCGGGTTAATTCCACC
This window contains:
- a CDS encoding nucleotidyltransferase-like protein; its protein translation is MDPRIFSLVNEKKAPRQAIGAIGYRHEGGNFHGSLLHDFELLILVVCKDMTEGNMTIEHCMNEDMHYQLLYISRDDLQRWVVAGDNREIVQCFIHGEVIWDAEGELASLHTKITEFGEDMREQRKFKEFTKFLQMYLEAKRFAKEKDLMDAYYSVIQALKHYARIELIEQGILPESSVWEQMRPLNSVVYKLFDELTDGKETLEQRIELVLLASEFFVISKMSECCAPLLRILASRKETWSIQELVQLPQLYHVREELPMVLRKLVYRSLVKESAKGPTDGLGEGREIRYWT
- a CDS encoding YgzB family protein; its protein translation is MFFKSSKINSFRLWGLLLTMFGMGLMVLGTAGIVFWGQSGKIVAAIGLVIGLVAMLGSLAVYFWAGMLSTSAVQLECPECHKLTKMLGKTDRCMFCKTILTLDPLQATITADELEANQSTNLTAK
- a CDS encoding glycosyl hydrolase family 18 protein, encoding MQLNHSSRSSSYRRRGRRRGNKIKWLFGLIIIIIGAYWIASVTLPNREHVNPDWKVTHERPIFAEGELMAWQAMGSGDALKLPLPVIQSVIDPNIRYEEDTKSVILTTSRKLVFLKTDEKVGKINNKPIQLAFAPEEKEGVLYLPAHLLKEIYGAEIYEDVESGTVLLMKAGETVQKAQVLNASGKKDYTVPLRQEASIHTPILADMPDGTNLRILDTVDDWYYAQLDNGYSGFVKKKDVSRGEEITIPKLEQETSPAKEKWQSKTVNLTWEAVYQVAPKPSTFGEMPGINVVSPTWFSLMDGSGNVRSKADSAYVKWAHGKGIQVWGLFSNSFEPDLTTEALSNFENRMNTILQMLHYAKIFDLDGINIDYENVYTKDGDNLTQFMRELWPLAQEQGLVVSIDVTPKSNSEMWSAFLDRRALSEVVDYLILMAYDEHWAASQVAGSVASLPWAGSAATRILEEDNVSPDKLILAIPLYTRVWTEIQKDGKTVVSSKAIGMKKAQDIIKDKKLKPKFLEDTGQNYVEYSEDGALYRIWLEDKESLARRVELAKSLQLAGIATWTRSFASEDAWEVLNGIME
- a CDS encoding Fur family transcriptional regulator, whose product is MTTRVQHALDQLKINGVRITPQRHAILTFLMESMGHPTADEIYRSLEPRFPNMSVATVYNNLKMFIEAGMVRELTYGDNSSRFDADVTNHYHVICEKCGKIKDFTYPSLEEVERKAEEMTGFHVRGHRMELYGLCSDCQDH
- a CDS encoding DUF4097 family beta strand repeat-containing protein produces the protein MSPDLIPSERHTEGVASVQTRGFKPRRRKRKFIACLLSALFPGLGHLYLRMFMKGVGFIYFTILDGSALIYFSSVRMGINIPLLLLLGLLIPVAYFYSIYDVLQSTDVINIRIKRENEDDTSRKMIAASDPGLERTVSSATLLIGGGLIAFLFRQKPVWFQSFIQAGAGYFVAVLLMLTGLFLIFREGRRRFFRTGRFTASTLLITVGVILINDIITGRDNMLLLLDWWPLILVLIGVEHVLVLLWNRRNTPRPGRRMRVDVRGLFLSIFMAFSVFAVTQQDHYMHLWKRVSLDFASAGADYSAEEGYFMNKVPLEVPIDLDTKKVVIDGINGNIDVKRAEIEGVIIKAAVWVDQIPDQDAKTIAEETFVDVSEGQTLNLTVKDKVYGTSGKRHPRTNLTIILPENRFLDLDISTSSGGISLTGTQAMSQFKLQTGNGNLKLWDVVGDVSAKTLNGDVDLYRVFGNATVDTQGGNMKGRGISGNVELSTLVGSISLVGSQADINVSTKNGNIQVDGALNALRAESLNGKISISSRFVGGDWGVYSAVGEMYLKIPEYADYTLDGSSGYGNIATDLPFLVENKEIKGIMGTGEHLIKVEGNSNLVVNKIGIEVPLEETPGS